In Bradyrhizobium lablabi, one DNA window encodes the following:
- a CDS encoding methyl-accepting chemotaxis protein: protein MFGRMRISHRLLLLVPVLLVTLVTTVWLGMSELRQSLIDDRKDATKNLVQVAGHVLDIWYAKEKSGALGRDAAQKGAIEELTKLRFADNNYFFAQNFEGVTVLHVDAALQGKNRIDTVDPDGVRTVVRQIELAKSGGGFLNYRASRTGGTATVNGAGISPKIAYISGFEPWQWAYGTGIYIDDVDTIYYRIMWQFAGFAGGLMLIACFVVYFVARSISRPLAEITDRMGELAGGNLAIEVPFLRDAHEMGRLARALDVFRASMSETERMRRDQQLAEARAEAAKRATVTGLADRLETKVKGIVNELSSAATTMHASAETMSATAEHTSRQTVTVAAASEQASARVSTMASASEEMGSSIAEIARQVTHSKDIANAAVQASARTTTTMEGLSSAAQKIGDVLQLIQNIASQTNLLALNATIEAARAGDAGRGFAVVASEVKNLATQTAKATEEISSQIASIQGATREAVESIKGIDETIARIDEITSAIAAAVEEQDKTTQEITRNTHEVAQGTRDVSANIGGIKQAVGETGAAASNVLQLAKALGHTADTLRGEVEGFLVEIRAA, encoded by the coding sequence ATGTTCGGACGGATGCGGATTTCTCACCGGCTGTTGCTGCTGGTCCCGGTGCTGCTGGTGACGCTGGTCACCACCGTCTGGCTTGGCATGAGCGAATTGCGCCAGAGCCTGATCGATGACCGCAAGGACGCCACCAAGAACCTCGTCCAGGTCGCCGGCCACGTGCTCGATATCTGGTACGCCAAGGAGAAATCCGGCGCGCTCGGCCGCGACGCGGCGCAGAAGGGCGCAATCGAGGAACTGACAAAACTGCGATTTGCCGACAACAACTATTTCTTCGCCCAGAATTTCGAGGGCGTCACCGTGCTGCACGTCGATGCCGCGTTGCAGGGCAAGAATCGCATCGACACCGTCGATCCCGACGGCGTCCGCACCGTGGTTCGACAGATCGAGCTCGCCAAGAGCGGCGGCGGCTTTCTCAACTACCGCGCCAGCCGCACCGGCGGAACAGCTACCGTCAACGGCGCCGGTATTTCACCGAAGATCGCTTATATCAGCGGCTTCGAGCCCTGGCAGTGGGCGTACGGAACCGGCATCTATATCGACGATGTCGACACCATCTATTATCGCATCATGTGGCAATTTGCGGGGTTCGCGGGCGGTCTCATGCTGATCGCCTGTTTTGTCGTCTATTTCGTCGCCCGCAGCATCAGCCGTCCGCTCGCCGAGATCACCGACCGGATGGGCGAGCTCGCCGGCGGCAACCTCGCCATCGAGGTTCCGTTTCTAAGGGATGCCCACGAGATGGGCCGCCTGGCCCGCGCGCTCGACGTGTTCAGGGCCAGCATGAGCGAAACCGAGCGGATGCGGCGCGACCAGCAATTGGCCGAAGCGCGCGCCGAAGCCGCCAAGCGCGCCACCGTGACCGGGCTCGCCGATCGCCTCGAGACCAAGGTCAAGGGCATCGTCAACGAGCTGTCGTCGGCGGCGACGACGATGCACGCGTCAGCCGAAACCATGTCCGCCACCGCCGAGCACACCAGCCGGCAAACCGTCACGGTGGCAGCCGCCTCCGAACAGGCGTCCGCCAGGGTCTCGACCATGGCGTCCGCGTCGGAGGAAATGGGAAGCTCGATTGCCGAGATCGCCCGCCAGGTCACCCATTCGAAGGATATCGCCAACGCCGCGGTCCAGGCCTCGGCGCGCACGACAACGACCATGGAAGGCCTGTCGTCCGCCGCCCAGAAGATCGGCGACGTGCTACAACTGATCCAGAATATCGCGAGCCAGACCAACTTATTGGCGCTCAACGCCACCATCGAGGCCGCGCGCGCCGGCGATGCCGGCCGCGGCTTTGCCGTGGTCGCGAGCGAAGTCAAGAACCTCGCCACCCAGACCGCGAAAGCGACCGAAGAAATCTCCTCGCAGATCGCAAGCATTCAGGGCGCGACGCGGGAAGCGGTCGAATCCATCAAGGGCATCGACGAGACCATCGCGCGCATCGACGAGATCACCAGCGCGATCGCGGCCGCCGTCGAAGAGCAGGACAAGACCACGCAGGAGATCACCCGCAACACCCACGAGGTCGCGCAAGGTACCCGCGACGTCTCGGCCAATATCGGCGGCATCAAGCAGGCCGTCGGCGAAACAGGCGCGGCTGCCTCCAACGTGCTGCAGCTGGCGAAAGCGCTCGGACACACCGCCGATACGCTGCGCGGCGAAGTCGAGGGATTTCTGGTCGAGATTCGCGCCGCCTGA
- a CDS encoding DUF6481 family protein, with translation MSGFKEPNFADRQKAAQQARQDILNKFRSQPGPDDPAVAQRRAEREAQAAERAKAKLTREAAKAEQKRFEEEAAAQAAAQLLREKEEAAAREAALEAERKAARDARYAARKKKKK, from the coding sequence ATGAGTGGATTCAAGGAACCTAACTTCGCGGACCGCCAGAAAGCGGCGCAGCAGGCAAGGCAGGACATCCTGAACAAGTTTCGCAGCCAGCCGGGTCCTGACGATCCAGCCGTGGCGCAGCGGCGCGCCGAGCGCGAGGCGCAGGCCGCCGAACGCGCCAAGGCCAAACTGACGCGCGAAGCCGCTAAGGCCGAGCAGAAGCGCTTCGAGGAGGAAGCCGCCGCCCAGGCCGCGGCTCAGCTTTTGCGCGAAAAGGAAGAAGCGGCTGCGCGGGAAGCGGCGCTCGAAGCCGAACGTAAGGCCGCGCGCGACGCGCGTTACGCCGCGCGCAAGAAGAAGAAAAAATAG